In one window of Hevea brasiliensis isolate MT/VB/25A 57/8 chromosome 10, ASM3005281v1, whole genome shotgun sequence DNA:
- the LOC110651758 gene encoding uncharacterized protein LOC110651758, producing the protein MTHHPETNPHFIRPLRQREAQRPRAPSTPGRTPPTSRLPSPTPSAPGRTPPTSGLPSPPPQHWDRQDQPTSEKGHDDGPFQAPLKQHAAPRQDQHPHPVHDQRHDGEYRRPWMFPHSRDEDHHNHDPGRDGKYHSPWILPLSQHDEDIKITPQQNRPPQQDQHRKQPKRTRTTQPQDKDHYPLHPNDGLPPAQRQQQDGFRHLLGLKAPAPQQTRPIIWLGAALCAIFWILIILGGLIVLIVYLVYRPRSPEFEVSSVTLNAAYIDAGSLLNADISVLANFTNPNKKVGLEFSHMIIDLYYGNTLIATQYIESFSAPKAESRFANVHMVTSQARLPLGDSAQLQDQMNRSGIIFNVKGVFRVRSKLGSLLAYSNRFYGHCIIMVTAPPTGVLRAARCTTKR; encoded by the coding sequence ATGACTCATCACCCTGAAACCAACCCCCACTTCATTAGACCACTACGGCAGCGTGAAGCCCAACGTCCCCGGGCGCCATCTACTCCTGGAAGGACTCCACCTACTTCAAGGCTGCCGTCACCAACGCCATCTGCTCCTGGAAGGACTCCACCTACTTCAGGGCTGCCGTCACCACCACCGCAGCATTGGGACCGACAAGACCAGCCGACTAGCGAAAAGGGACATGATGATGGCCCATTCCAAGCTCCATTGAAGCAACATGCAGCCCCACGTCAAGACCAACATCCCCATCCAGTACATGATCAAAGGCATGATGGTGAATACCGTAGACCCTGGATGTTTCCACACAGTCGAGATGAAGACCACCACAATCATGATCCTGGGCGTGATGGCAAATACCATAGTCCATGGATTCTTCCACTGTCGCAGCACGATGAAGACATCAAGATCACTCCCCAGCAGAATCGTCCACCGCAGCAAGATCAGCATCGCAAGCAGCCTAAAAGAACTCGGACAACACAACCACAGGATAAAGACCACTATCCCCTCCATCCCAATGATGGTCTCCCACCAGCACAGAGACAGCAACAGGACGGCTTTCGCCACCTTCTTGGTTTAAAGGCTCCAGCACCCCAGCAAACCAGGCCAATAATATGGTTAGGTGCAGCGTTGTGCGCCATTTTCTGGATTTTAATAATCCTAGGAGGCCTCATCGTGCTCATTGTGTATCTAGTGTATCGCCCACGAAGTCCCGAGTTCGAGGTGTCTAGTGTCACCTTGAATGCAGCCTACATAGATGCAGGTTCTTTGCTCAATGCTGATATCTCTGTGCTTGCAAACTTCACCAATCCAAACAAGAAGGTTGGCCTGGAGTTCAGTCACATGATCATTGATCTATACTACGGGAATACTCTGATTGCTACCCAGTATATAGAATCTTTTTCAGCACCAAAGGCAGAGTCCAGGTTCGCAAATGTTCATATGGTAACTAGCCAGGCTCGGCTTCCCTTAGGAGACAGTGCTCAGCTTCAGGATCAGATGAATAGAAGTGGAATCATATTTAACGTCAAAGGAGTTTTTCGGGTGCGATCTAAGTTAGGAAGTTTACTTGCATACTCCAATCGTTTTTATGGTCATTGCATCATCATGGTTACTGCACCT
- the LOC110651769 gene encoding pentatricopeptide repeat-containing protein At1g13040, mitochondrial, with amino-acid sequence MYQSLGAHRLIYRSRIASCVKAGLIDKAIKVFDKMIQSNCRVFSIDYNRFIGVLIRHSLFDLAHQYYSKMGPLGFSLSPFTYSRFISGLCQVKNFTLIDELLRDMERLNCVPDIWAFNIYLDLLFREGRIELALEVFERMVERGREPDVVTYTIIIDGLCKMKKFDIAVQFWREMKNKGFRPDNKACAALVVGLCDGGKVELAYELTVDVMKSGQVKFSTLIYNGLISGFCRAGRVDKAKAIKSFMRRNGCEPDLVTYNVLLNYCCDELMLEEAEELMKKMERSGIEPDVYSYNQLLKGLCKVNRPDKACILMNKMGPEGFCDVVSYNTIIKAFCKRSDLQRAYKLFVEMRQKGIPPDVVTFTILIKAFLREGSSTIAKKLLDQMTEIGLSPDRIFYTTIMDHLCKSGKVDMAHSLFCDMVEQGISPDVISYNALINGFCKSFRVSEAMHLCEEMESRGYYPDEVTYKLIVGGLIAEKKLSVACRVWGQMMEKGFTLDRAASEILISASSREVTST; translated from the coding sequence ATGTATCAATCGCTGGGCGCGCACCGCCTCATATACCGTTCTCGCATCGCTAGTTGTGTTAAGGCTGGTCTGATCGACAAAGCTATCAAAGTGTTCGATAAAATGATTCAATCAAACTGCCGTGTTTTTAGCATCGATTATAACCGATTCATTGGAGTTTTAATCCGCCATTCTCTTTTCGATTTAGCCCACCAATACTACTCTAAAATGGGTCCTCTTGGGTTCTCGCTATCTCCCTTTACTTACTCTCGCTTCATTTCGGGTTTATGCCAAGTAAAGAACTTTACGCTTATTGATGAACTGCTGCGTGACATGGAGAGACTTAATTGTGTACCTGATATTTGGgcatttaatatttatttggatCTCTTATTTCGTGAAGGTAGGATAGAATTAGCATTAGAGGTGTTTGAGAGGATGGTCGAGAGAGGGAGGGAGCCGGATGTTGTAACATATACTATTATTATTGATGGGTTGTGTAAAATGAAGAAATTCGATATTGCAGTTCAGTTTTGGCGTGAAATGAAAAATAAGGGATTTAGACCCGATAATAAGGCCTGTGCTGCGCTTGTTGTTGGGTTGTGTGATGGAGGGAAGGTAGAATTGGCTTATGAGCTTACAGTTGATGTGATGAAGAGTGGTCAAGTTAAGTTTAGTACGCTGATATACAATGGCTTGATTAGTGGGTTTTGTAGAGCAGGTAGGGTTGATAAGGCTAAGGCAATTAAATCTTTTATGAGACGAAATGGTTGTGAGCCAGATTTGGTTACATACAATGTGCTGTTGAATTATTGTTGTGATGAGCTAATGTTGGAGGAGGCAGAGGAGTTGATGAAGAAGATGGAAAGAAGTGGGATAGAACCTGATGTGTACAGTTATAATCAGCTTCTTAAAGGACTTTGTAAAGTTAATCGCCCAGATAAAGCTTGTATTTTGATGAACAAAATGGGGCCAGAAGGGTTTTGTGATGTTGTTTCATACAATACCATTATTAAAGCATTTTGCAAGCGAAGTGATCTCCAAAGAGCTTATAAGCTGTTCGTGGAAATGAGACAGAAGGGGATTCCGCCAGATGTGGTTACATTCACTATTCTAATAAAAGCTTTTCTTAGAGAAGGTAGTTCTACTATAGCTAAAAAGCTTCTTGATCAGATGACAGAAATAGGCCTTTCACCTGATCGTATATTTTATACGACTATCATGGATCACCTATGCAAGAGTGGGAAAGTAGATATGGCTCACTCGCTTTTCTGTGATATGGTAGAGCAGGGAATTTCACCTGATGTGATTTCATATAATGCCCTTATAAATGGGTTTTGCAAATCCTTTAGAGTAAGTGAAGCTATGCATTTATGTGAAGAAATGGAAAGCAGAGGATATTATCCTGATGAAGTAACATACAAATTGATCGTTGGAGGCCTTATAGCAGAAAAGAAGCTGTCAGTTGCTTGTAGGGTGTGGGGTCAGATGATGGAAAAGGGTTTTACCCTTGACAGAGCTGCCTCTGAGATATTAATTAGTGCCAGTTCAAGAGAAGTTACATCTACATGA
- the LOC110651783 gene encoding uncharacterized protein LOC110651783, with protein sequence METMKIQFFISLLLFLAFSLNRVSSEMERASFPPRGWNSYDSFCWTISEEEFLQNAEIISQRLKAYGFEYVVVDYLWYRRKVPGAYVDSLGFDVIDQWGRMIPDPDRWPSSKGGKGFTEVAKKVHSMGLKFGIHVMRGISTQAYNANTPILDTIKGGAYEDSGRQWRAQDIGIKERACAWMQHGFMSVNTKLEAGRAFLRSLYEQYAEWGVDFVKHDCVFGDDLDLEEITFVSEVLKKLDHPILYSLSPGTSVTPTMAKDVSGLVNMYRITGDDWDTWGDVAAHFDVSRDFSTATMIGAKGLLGKSWPDLDMLPLGWLTDPGSNQGPHRTCKLSIDEQKTQMTLWAMAKSPLMFGGDVRKLDDTTYNLITNPTILEINYFSSNNREFPYVSSRKDSNTKTLAYRSRRSPKEVSTSSGHVLGLNSCKDPSVNGWSIKALDRDMEQICWMENLGSHGPLCLYKRKPLLDLDKGAIYGKKKLPSYSSDGLEFCLDASARHKLTSKELKSRSFSPCRWDANQMWELKNTGALISNYSGLCAQVNSVKAKTGPSGARSWVAAGRKGEIYVAFFNLNPEKTIISAKISDMAKVFPGKNWNQTSCRCREVWSGKDFGVLKDSITMAVEMHGSALFVLNCE encoded by the exons ATGGAAACCATGAAGATCCAGTTCTTTATCTCTCTGTTACTCTTCTTGGCTTTTTCTCTCAACAG GGTGTCATCTGAAATGGAGCGTGCAAGCTTCCCACCCAGAGGTTGGAAttcttatgattctttttgctggACTATTTCTGAAGAAGAATTCTTGCAAAATGCTGAAATAATTTCTCAGCGTCTTAAAGCTTATGGGTTTGAG TATGTTGTGGTGGACTACCTTTGGTATAGGAGGAAGGTGCCAGGTGCTTATGTAGATTCACTTGGGTTTGATGTAATTGATCAATGGGGAAGGATGATTCCTGATCCTGATCGGTGGCCTTCTTCTAAAGGTGGAAAAGGATTTACTGAAGTAGCAAAGAAAGTACACAGCATGGGCTTGAAGTTTGGGATTCATGTTATGAGAGGAATAAGTACACAAGCATACAATGCGAATACCCCTATCCTGGATACTATCAAG GGAGGTGCTTATGAAGATTCTGGACGACAATGGCGGGCCCAAGACATAGGGATCAAGGAGAGAGCTTGTGCATGGATGCAACATGGATTCATGAGTGTAAATACTAAGTTGGAAGCAGGAAGAGCTTTCTTGAGGTCACTTTATGAACAGTATGCTGAGTGGGGTGTAGATTTTG TAAAGCATGATTGTGTATTTGGTGATGACTTGGATTTAGAAGAGATAACATTTGTGTCAGAG GTTCTGAAAAAGCTTGATCACCCCATTCTATATTCTTTGTCTCCTGGAACCAGTGTGACACCAACCATGGCTAAAGATGTAAGTGGGTTAGTCAACATGTACAGGATAACAGGGGATGATTGGGATACATGGGGAGATGTAGCAGCCCATTTTGATGTTTCAAG GGACTTCTCTACTGCTACTATGATTGGTGCCAAGGGTTTATTGGGGAAGTCGTGGCCTGACTTAGATATGCTACCATTGGGATGGCTTACTGACCCTG GTTCTAACCAAGGTCCTCATAGAACATGTAAGCTTAGTATAGATGAGCAGAAAACTCAG ATGACTTTGTGGGCAATGGCCAAGTCTCCTCTTATGTTTGGGGGAgatgttagaaagcttgatgaCACCACCTACAATTTGATCACTAATCCTActattcttgaaataaattattttagctcTAACAATAGGGAG TTTCCTTATGTTAGTAGCAGAAAGGATTCTAATACAAAGACTCTTGCATACCGATCAAGAAGATCTCCAAAGGAAGTGAGTACATCAAGTGGACATGTTTTGGGTCTCAATAGCTGCAAAGATCCCAGCGTGAATGGTTGGTCAATCAAAGCTCTTGACCGAGATATGGAACAGATCTGCTGGATGGAGAACTTGGGAAGCCATGGACCTTTATGCCTATACAAGAGAAAGCCTCTTCTGGATTT GGACAAAGGAGCTATTTATGGGAAAAAGAAACTCCCTTCGTATTCAAGTGATGGACTGGAGTTTTGCCTGGATGCTTCTGCAAGACACAAGCTCACATCAAAGGAATTGAAGAGCCGTTCATTTTCACCTTGTAGATGGGACGCGAACCAG ATGTGGGAGTTGAAAAATACCGGAGCCCTCATCAGCAATTATTCTGGACTCTGTGCTCAAGTCAATTCAGTTAAAG CTAAAACTGGTCCCAGTGGAGCTCGGTCTTGGGTTGCAGCAGGAAGAAAAG GAGAGATATATGTTGCATTTTTCAATCTGAATCCAGAGAAGACAATAATATCTGCAAAGATATCAGACATGGCTAAGGTATTTCCTGGGAAAAACTGGAACCAAACTTCATGTAGATGCAGAGAAGTCTGGAGCGGAAAAGATTTTGGAGTCCTAAAAGATTCCATAACAATGGCAGTAGAGATGCATGGTTCTGCACTCTTTGTCCTTAACTGTGAGTAA
- the LOC110651791 gene encoding sufE-like protein 2, chloroplastic isoform X1 codes for MISTTFNIPTSLSFPKLLKNNNPNPRSNGNIIKFSPFNLNSSIFKFPSKRHNLLVSCSAATRAPVGTTTRTEVAGDRIQRLVSEFESLEEPIERVKRLLDYAARLPPFDESARLPGNRVMGCTTQVWLEARMDENGRMRFRADSDSEITKGFISCLIWLLDGAEPAEVVAVKSEDLAAMNVGLYGKAQSRVNTWLNVLINMQNRTKALAAGRKELPLEPLPSLVVNTDGIGGTGTFAQAQMNSLSSHLEVCHQLIEEEYILS; via the exons ATGATCTCTACAACCTTCAATATACCAACTTCCCTTTCCTTTCCAAAACTCTTAAAAAACAACAATCCTAACCCTAGaagtaatggaaacataattaaATTCTCTCCATTCAATCTCAATTcgtcaatttttaaatttcctaGTAAAAGGCATAACCTTTTAGTGTCTTGTTCGGCAGCTACCCGTGCACCGGTGGGGACCACCACCAGAACCGAAGTCGCTGGCGATAGGATTCAACGGCTTGTTTCTGAATTCGAGTCTCTTGAGGAGCCGATTGAACGAGTTAAGCGGCTTTTGGATTACGCCGCCCGGCTCCCGCCATTTGATGAGTCGGCTCGCTTACCGGGAAACCGAGTCATGGGGTGCACGACTCAAGTGTGGCTAGAAGCGAGAATGGACGAAAATGGGAGAATGAGATTTAGAGCCGATAGCGACTCTGAGATTACCAAAGGTTTTATTTCGTGTTTGATTTGGTTGCTTGATGGCGCGGAGCCTGCTGAGGTTGTGGCGGTGAAGTCGGAGGATTTAGCAGCGATGAATGTGGGCTTGTATGGTAAGGCCCAATCGAGAGTGAACACGTGGCTTAATGTGTTGATCAATATGCAGAACAGGACCAAAGCTTTGGCTGCGGGGCGAAAGGAGTTGCCTTTGGAGCCGCTTCCGTCGCTGGTTGTTAACACCGACGGTATCGGTGGTACTGGAACTTTCGCCCAAGCTCAG ATGAATTCTCTAAGCTCACATCTGGAAGTCTGTCACCAACTTATTGAAGAAGAATATATTCTTTCATAG
- the LOC110651791 gene encoding sufE-like protein 2, chloroplastic isoform X2, which yields MISTTFNIPTSLSFPKLLKNNNPNPRSNGNIIKFSPFNLNSSIFKFPSKRHNLLVSCSAATRAPVGTTTRTEVAGDRIQRLVSEFESLEEPIERVKRLLDYAARLPPFDESARLPGNRVMGCTTQVWLEARMDENGRMRFRADSDSEITKGFISCLIWLLDGAEPAEVVAVKSEDLAAMNVGLYGKAQSRVNTWLNVLINMQNRTKALAAGRKELPLEPLPSLVVNTDGIGGTGTFAQAQARGPNSALHLGAKSFAL from the exons ATGATCTCTACAACCTTCAATATACCAACTTCCCTTTCCTTTCCAAAACTCTTAAAAAACAACAATCCTAACCCTAGaagtaatggaaacataattaaATTCTCTCCATTCAATCTCAATTcgtcaatttttaaatttcctaGTAAAAGGCATAACCTTTTAGTGTCTTGTTCGGCAGCTACCCGTGCACCGGTGGGGACCACCACCAGAACCGAAGTCGCTGGCGATAGGATTCAACGGCTTGTTTCTGAATTCGAGTCTCTTGAGGAGCCGATTGAACGAGTTAAGCGGCTTTTGGATTACGCCGCCCGGCTCCCGCCATTTGATGAGTCGGCTCGCTTACCGGGAAACCGAGTCATGGGGTGCACGACTCAAGTGTGGCTAGAAGCGAGAATGGACGAAAATGGGAGAATGAGATTTAGAGCCGATAGCGACTCTGAGATTACCAAAGGTTTTATTTCGTGTTTGATTTGGTTGCTTGATGGCGCGGAGCCTGCTGAGGTTGTGGCGGTGAAGTCGGAGGATTTAGCAGCGATGAATGTGGGCTTGTATGGTAAGGCCCAATCGAGAGTGAACACGTGGCTTAATGTGTTGATCAATATGCAGAACAGGACCAAAGCTTTGGCTGCGGGGCGAAAGGAGTTGCCTTTGGAGCCGCTTCCGTCGCTGGTTGTTAACACCGACGGTATCGGTGGTACTGGAACTTTCGCCCAAGCTCAG GCTAGGGGCCCCAACTCCGCTTTGCACTTAGGAGCTAAAAGTTTTGCTTTGTAG
- the LOC110651791 gene encoding sufE-like protein 2, chloroplastic isoform X3 yields the protein MISTTFNIPTSLSFPKLLKNNNPNPRSNGNIIKFSPFNLNSSIFKFPSKRHNLLVSCSAATRAPVGTTTRTEVAGDRIQRLVSEFESLEEPIERVKRLLDYAARLPPFDESARLPGNRVMGCTTQVWLEARMDENGRMRFRADSDSEITKGFISCLIWLLDGAEPAEVVAVKSEDLAAMNVGLYGKAQSRVNTWLNVLINMQNRTKALAAGRKELPLEPLPSLVVNTDGIGGTGTFAQAQVTKEEEMGSRV from the exons ATGATCTCTACAACCTTCAATATACCAACTTCCCTTTCCTTTCCAAAACTCTTAAAAAACAACAATCCTAACCCTAGaagtaatggaaacataattaaATTCTCTCCATTCAATCTCAATTcgtcaatttttaaatttcctaGTAAAAGGCATAACCTTTTAGTGTCTTGTTCGGCAGCTACCCGTGCACCGGTGGGGACCACCACCAGAACCGAAGTCGCTGGCGATAGGATTCAACGGCTTGTTTCTGAATTCGAGTCTCTTGAGGAGCCGATTGAACGAGTTAAGCGGCTTTTGGATTACGCCGCCCGGCTCCCGCCATTTGATGAGTCGGCTCGCTTACCGGGAAACCGAGTCATGGGGTGCACGACTCAAGTGTGGCTAGAAGCGAGAATGGACGAAAATGGGAGAATGAGATTTAGAGCCGATAGCGACTCTGAGATTACCAAAGGTTTTATTTCGTGTTTGATTTGGTTGCTTGATGGCGCGGAGCCTGCTGAGGTTGTGGCGGTGAAGTCGGAGGATTTAGCAGCGATGAATGTGGGCTTGTATGGTAAGGCCCAATCGAGAGTGAACACGTGGCTTAATGTGTTGATCAATATGCAGAACAGGACCAAAGCTTTGGCTGCGGGGCGAAAGGAGTTGCCTTTGGAGCCGCTTCCGTCGCTGGTTGTTAACACCGACGGTATCGGTGGTACTGGAACTTTCGCCCAAGCTCAG GTTACCAAGGAAGAGGAAATGGGAAGTAGAGTCTAG